The following are encoded in a window of Primulina eburnea isolate SZY01 chromosome 4, ASM2296580v1, whole genome shotgun sequence genomic DNA:
- the LOC140830415 gene encoding uncharacterized protein isoform X2, producing the protein MAQRRGRVETFLERNEELRDIGDRKRRRYSQLMARFKRDTLTWTLSQRRRFCGHANSLLRSLKKPERLELHYSGNKLNFRVGLVDARGRRNVLQEKNVYVENANEAGDDLNQDNEIVGRHRHVKRVYRHTACQKRGRSPSGETSELSELGVLIKNKDRMIRK; encoded by the exons ATGGCACAAAGAAGAGGAAGAGTTGAAA CATTCTTAGAAAGAAATGAGGAACTTAGAGATATTGGGGATCGGAAGAGAAGAAGATATAGCCAACTAATGGCTAGATTCAAGAGAGATACTCTGACATGGACCTTAAGTCAAAGGAGAAGATTCTGCGGTCATGCAAATTCTCTCCTACGATCTCTCAAGAAGCCTGAAAGATTGG AGTTGCATTATAGCGGAAATAAATTGAACTTTCGAGTAGGGCTGGTCGACGCTCGTGGAAGAAGAAACGTTTTACAAGAG AAGAATGTGTATGTCGAAAATGCAAACGAAGCTGGCGACGACTTGAATCAG GATAATGAGATTGTTGGTAGACACAGACATGTTAAACGAGTGTACAGACACACGGCATGCCAG AAGAGAGGAAGAAGTCCATCTGGCGAAACTTCGGAATTGTCTGAATTGGG aGTTTTAATCAAGAACAAAGATAGGATGATAAGGAAGTAG
- the LOC140830415 gene encoding uncharacterized protein isoform X1 has translation MAQRRGRVETFLERNEELRDIGDRKRRRYSQLMARFKRDTLTWTLSQRRRFCGHANSLLRSLKKPERLELHYSGNKLNFRVGLVDARGRRNVLQEKNVYVENANEAGDDLNQDNEIVGRHRHVKRVYRHTACQQKRGRSPSGETSELSELGVLIKNKDRMIRK, from the exons ATGGCACAAAGAAGAGGAAGAGTTGAAA CATTCTTAGAAAGAAATGAGGAACTTAGAGATATTGGGGATCGGAAGAGAAGAAGATATAGCCAACTAATGGCTAGATTCAAGAGAGATACTCTGACATGGACCTTAAGTCAAAGGAGAAGATTCTGCGGTCATGCAAATTCTCTCCTACGATCTCTCAAGAAGCCTGAAAGATTGG AGTTGCATTATAGCGGAAATAAATTGAACTTTCGAGTAGGGCTGGTCGACGCTCGTGGAAGAAGAAACGTTTTACAAGAG AAGAATGTGTATGTCGAAAATGCAAACGAAGCTGGCGACGACTTGAATCAG GATAATGAGATTGTTGGTAGACACAGACATGTTAAACGAGTGTACAGACACACGGCATGCCAG CAGAAGAGAGGAAGAAGTCCATCTGGCGAAACTTCGGAATTGTCTGAATTGGG aGTTTTAATCAAGAACAAAGATAGGATGATAAGGAAGTAG
- the LOC140830415 gene encoding uncharacterized protein isoform X4 has translation MAQRRGRVETFLERNEELRDIGDRKRRRYSQLMARFKRDTLTWTLSQRRRFCGHANSLLRSLKKPERLELHYSGNKLNFRVGLVDARGRRNVLQEKNVYVENANEAGDDLNQENVYFENANEAGENLNQKRGRSPSGETSELSELGVLIKNKDRMIRK, from the exons ATGGCACAAAGAAGAGGAAGAGTTGAAA CATTCTTAGAAAGAAATGAGGAACTTAGAGATATTGGGGATCGGAAGAGAAGAAGATATAGCCAACTAATGGCTAGATTCAAGAGAGATACTCTGACATGGACCTTAAGTCAAAGGAGAAGATTCTGCGGTCATGCAAATTCTCTCCTACGATCTCTCAAGAAGCCTGAAAGATTGG AGTTGCATTATAGCGGAAATAAATTGAACTTTCGAGTAGGGCTGGTCGACGCTCGTGGAAGAAGAAACGTTTTACAAGAG AAGAATGTGTATGTCGAAAATGCAAACGAAGCTGGCGACGACTTGAATCAG GAGAATGTGTATTTTGAAAATGCAAACGAAGCTGGTGAAAACctgaatcaga AGAGAGGAAGAAGTCCATCTGGCGAAACTTCGGAATTGTCTGAATTGGG aGTTTTAATCAAGAACAAAGATAGGATGATAAGGAAGTAG
- the LOC140830415 gene encoding uncharacterized protein isoform X3, translating into MAQRRGRVETFLERNEELRDIGDRKRRRYSQLMARFKRDTLTWTLSQRRRFCGHANSLLRSLKKPERLELHYSGNKLNFRVGLVDARGRRNVLQEKNVYVENANEAGDDLNQENVYFENANEAGENLNQQKRGRSPSGETSELSELGVLIKNKDRMIRK; encoded by the exons ATGGCACAAAGAAGAGGAAGAGTTGAAA CATTCTTAGAAAGAAATGAGGAACTTAGAGATATTGGGGATCGGAAGAGAAGAAGATATAGCCAACTAATGGCTAGATTCAAGAGAGATACTCTGACATGGACCTTAAGTCAAAGGAGAAGATTCTGCGGTCATGCAAATTCTCTCCTACGATCTCTCAAGAAGCCTGAAAGATTGG AGTTGCATTATAGCGGAAATAAATTGAACTTTCGAGTAGGGCTGGTCGACGCTCGTGGAAGAAGAAACGTTTTACAAGAG AAGAATGTGTATGTCGAAAATGCAAACGAAGCTGGCGACGACTTGAATCAG GAGAATGTGTATTTTGAAAATGCAAACGAAGCTGGTGAAAACctgaatcag CAGAAGAGAGGAAGAAGTCCATCTGGCGAAACTTCGGAATTGTCTGAATTGGG aGTTTTAATCAAGAACAAAGATAGGATGATAAGGAAGTAG
- the LOC140830412 gene encoding serine/threonine-protein phosphatase BSL1-like, whose amino-acid sequence MGSKPWLYPAPIYRPLETYWDNDEDAPGPRCGHTLTAVAATKTHGPCLILFGGSTAVEDGNGGAAGIRLAGVTNSIHSYDVLTRKWTRLRPAGEPPSPRAAHAAAAVGTMVVFQGGIGPAGHSTDDLYVLDMANDKFKWHRVVVQGQGPGPRYGHAMDLVAQRYLVTVSGNDGKRVLSDAWALDTAQKPYAWQKLNPEGDKPSARMYATASARSDGMLLLCGGRDSSGMPLADAYGLLMHRNGQWEWTLAPGVSPSPRYQHAAVFVGARLHVTGGAIRGGRAVEGEGAIAVLDTAAGVWLDRNGLVTSRGNKGQTDSDLSLESMRRCRHAAASVGIRIYIFGGLKGEFLLDDFLVAENSESQSDINSQVSPSERDFTIPSPRSNTSNMSSYSPTSPSDGGVEMPLSGGLSMDKKSMDKLTEASAAEAEVANAVWQAAQAASATPEETSVSDDNSQAAETTSEGSDTEADVRLHSRAVVVAKENVGSLGGMVRQLSLDQFENESRRMIPFHNDVSNPTKKFTRQRSPQGLHKKIISSLLRPRNWKPPINRKFFLDSYEIGELCYAAEQIFMHEPTVLQLKAPIKLFGDLHGQFGDLMRLFDEYGYPSTAGDITYIDYLFLGDYVDRGQHSLETITLLLALKIEYPENVHLIRGNHEAADINALFGFRIECIERMGENDGIWAWARFNQLFNYLPLAALIEKKIICMHGGIGRSINSVEQIEKLERPITMDAGSIVLMDLLWSDPTENDSVEGLRPNARGPGLVTFGPDRVTEFCKKNKLQLIIRAHECVMDGFERFAQGQLITLFSATNYCGTANNAGAILVVGRGLVIVPKLIHPLPPPIQSPETSPERLKEETWMQELNIQRPPTPTRGRPQPNHDRSSLAYI is encoded by the exons ATGGGATCCAAGCCGTGGCTGTATCCGGCTCCCATCTACCGACCCTTAGAAACTTACTGGGATAATGATGAAGACGCGCCTGGGCCGCGTTGTGGACACACGCTCACTGCCGTAGCTGCCACGAAGACTCATGGTCCTTGCCTCATCCTATTCGGAGGCTCTACCGCCGTCGAGGACGGCAATGGAGGCGCCGCTGGCATCC GTTTAGCTGGAGTGACGAATTCAATTCATTCTTATGATGTACTAACTAGGAAATGGACCAG ACTTCGGCCTGCCGGAGAACCACCTTCGCCTAGGGCTGCACATGCAGCTGCTGCTGTAGGCACAATGGTTGTGTTTCAG GGCGGGATAGGCCCTGCCGGACATTCAACTGATGACCTATATGTTCTGGACATGGCGAATGACAAGTTCAAGTGGCATCG GGTTGTAGTTCAAGGGCAAGGCCCAGGGCCTAGATATGGTCATGCCATGGACTTAGTTGCACAAAGATACCTTGTTACTGTTAGTGGCAATGATG GTAAAAGAGTGCTATCAGATGCTTGGGCTTTGGATACTGCACAGAAACCGTATGCATGGCAGAAGCTTAATCCAGAAGGTGACAAACCTTCTGCTAGAAT GTATGCAACGGCTAGTGCCCGGTCTGATGGCATGCTTTTGCTTTGTGGTGGAAGAGACAGTTCAGGCATG CCACTAGCTGATGCCTATGGATTACTCATGCATCGGAATGGCCAGTGGGAGTGGACTCTTGCACCAGGAGTGTCACCTTCACCAAGATATCAGCATGCTGCA GTTTTTGTTGGAGCGAGATTGCATGTGACTGGTGGCGCAATTAGGGGCGGACGAGCAGTTGAAGGTGAAGGAGCAATCGCAG TACTGGATACTGCAGCAGGAGTCTGGCTGGACAGAAATGGACTGGTTACTTCACGTGGCAACAAAGGGCAAACCGATTCTGATCTCTCTTTGGAGTCTATGCGTCGATGTCGTCATGCAGCAGCATCTGTTGGTATCCGGATTTATATTTTTGGGGGTTTAAAAGGAG AATTTTTGTTAGATGACTTTTTGGTCGCAGAAAACTCAGAGTCTCAATCTGACATCAATTCCCAAGTTTCACCATCAGAGAGAGACTTCACAATTCCTAGTCCAAGATCAAACACTTCTAATATGTCGTCATATTCTCCTACTTCACCATCAGATGGAGGAGTTGAAATGCCTTTATCTGGCGGTTTAAG CATGGATAAAAAATCAATGGATAAACTCACCGAGGCATCTGCTGCTGAAGCTGAGGTTGCTAATGCCGTTTGGCAAGCAGCGCAGGCAGCATCGGCGACCCCTGAAGAAACATCAGTGTCAGATGATAATTCACAAGCTGCTGAAACCACTTCTGAGGGTAGTGACACAGAGGCGGATGTTCGACTTCACTCCAGAGCG GTTGTAGTTGCAAAAGAGAATGTGGGGAGCTTGGGGGGAATGGTTCGACAGTTGTCGTTGGATCAGTTCGAAAATGAGAGCAGACGAATGATTCCATTTCATAATGATGTCTCAAATCCGACAAAAAAGTTTACAAGGCAGAGATCACCTCAAGGCTTGCATAAGAAG ATCATATCAAGTTTGCTCAGGCCTCGAAATTGGAAGCCTCCCATCAACAGAAAATTCTTTCTGGATTCCTATGAAATTGGTGAACTTTGTTACGCTGCTGAGCAGATCTTCATGCATGAGCCAACAGTTCTTCAACTGAAAGCACCTATCAAATTGTTTGGCGATCTTCATGGACAGTTTGGTGATCTGATGCGGCTGTTTGATGAGTATGGCTATCCTTCCACTGCAGGAGACATAAC ttatattGACTATTTGTTTCTGGGAGATTATGTCGATCGAGGGCAGCACAGCTTAGAGACCATCACTTTACTTCTTGCTCTCAAG ATTGAGTACCCAGAGAATGTTCACTTGATACGTGGGAACCATGAAGCTGCTGATATCAATGCACTTTTTGGTTTTCGCATCGAATGCATTGAAAGAATG GGAGAAAATGATGGTATCTGGGCTTGGGCGCGTTTTAATCAGTTGTTTAATTACCTTCCACTTGCTGCATTAATAGAAAAGAAAATTATCTGCATGCACGGTGGCATCGGGAGGTCAATAAATTCCGTAGAACAGATAGAAAAACTAGAGAGGCCCATAACAATGGATGCTGGATCGATTGTGCTGATGGATTTGTTATG GTCCGACCCCACGGAAAATGATAGTGTGGAGGGTTTGAGACCAAATGCAAGAGGGCCTGGCCTCGTCACTTTTGGG CCTGATCGGGTGACAGAATTCTGTAAGAAGAACAAATTGCAACTTATCATAAGAGCTCATGAATGTGTTATGGATGGATTTGAACGATTCGCACAGGGGCAGTTGATCACTCTTTTTTCCGCTACCAACTATTGTG GAACGGCAAACAATGCCGGGGCAATATTGGTTGTCGGCAGAGGATTGGTCATCGTTCCAAAATTGATCCACCCCCTGCCGCCTCCGATCCAATCTCCAGAGACGTCTCCTGAACGTTTGAAAGAGGAAACATGGATGCAG GAGCTCAACATTCAAAGACCACCTACTCCTACAAGGGGTCGTCCACAACCCAACCATGATCGAAGTTCACTTGCCTACATATGA
- the LOC140830419 gene encoding U1 small nuclear ribonucleoprotein C-like, with product MPRYYCDYCDTYLTHDSPSVRKQHNAGYKHKANVRSYYQQYEAQLNQSLIDQKVKEHLGAFRPPVAPYNQLRPGMPLLPSPLPGGVFPAGAMLVPGMRPPVLPRPMSGPPGYMHGHPMPQVLLPSGAHLPGQVDGLQRPFTAAPPLVPGSAGTPATGAPPMFPPPPMYQGNTPLPTTGGSEGSNMNGQASEVDH from the exons ATGCCCAG GTATTATTGTGACTATTGCGACACATACCTCACGCATGATTCT CCTTCAGTTAGAAAACAGCATAATGCCGGATACAAACACAAG GCAAATGTGCGAAGTTATTATCAACAATATGAGGCACAACTAAATCAAAGTTTAATAGATCAAAAAGTAAAGGAACATCTTGGAGCGTTTAGGCCTCCTGTTGCTCCTTATAATCAACTGAGGCCTGGCATGCCACTTCTACCCTCTCCACTTCCAGGCGGAGTGTTCCCAGCGGGTGCCATGTTAGTACCAGGAATGAGGCCTCCAGTTTTGCCAAGACCAATGTCCGGTCCTCCAG GTTATATGCATGGTCATCCTATGCCACAGGTGTTACTTCCCTCTGGTGCCCACTTGCCTGGTCAAGTGGATGGTCTTCAAAGGCCCTTCACTGCTGCTCCTCCATTGGTTCCGGGAAGTGCTGGGACCCCTGCTACTGGTGCCCCACCAATGTTTCCACCACCCCCGATGTACCAAGGGAATACTCCACTGCCGACCACGGGAGGCAGTGAGGGTTCTAATATGAACGGTCAAGCATCCGAGGTCGATCATTAG
- the LOC140830420 gene encoding protein NETWORKED 3A-like, which translates to MELKNKGSSHWWWLDSPNKTNLNRSPWLQSTLSELDEKTKMMLKLIEEDADSFAQRSEMYFKKRPELISMVEDFYRNHRSLAERYDSIKPESGTRLQSPWSSPLCFTKYRLEKSSSLTDKAYDSYSEVYGPEETDESEVEDPEEEEMVQENIESEAEEVSSVAVDVELMSLRAEVEKLREEKELNTKQLSQKDEEKREVIRQLSLAIDSLREENTKLRKIVAARATPKKECSMEFKNTKGNFLGRLFNGFAKTPVNIVAL; encoded by the exons ATGGAGTTGAAGAACAAGGGGTCGTCACACTGGTGGTGGTTGGACAGTCCCAACAAGACTAATCTGAATCGGTCCCCGTGGCTTCAGTCCACGCTTTCGG AGCTAGACGAGAAAACTAAAATGATGCTAAAGCTAATTGAAGAAGACGCGGATTCTTTCGCCCAACGTTCAGAAATGTACTTCAAGAAAAGACCTGAACTCATCAGCATGGTTGAGGATTTTTACCGTAACCATCGTTCCCTGGCGGAGCGATATGATTCCATAAAACCTGAATCCGGAACTCGGCTCCAGTCTCCATGGTCATCTCCATTATGTTTCACCAAATATCGTCTAGAAAAATCATCGAGCCTAACTGATAAAGCATACGATAGCTATTCTGAGGTGTATGGACCTGAAGAAACCGATGAATCTGAGGTTgaagatccagaagaagaagaaatggtgcaagaaaatattgaatCCGAGGCAGAAGAAGTTTCGAGTGTTGCTGTGGACGTGGAACTGATGAGTCTGCGGGCAGAAGTGGAGAAACTTAGAGAAGAGAAAGAGTTGAACACAAAACAACTAAGTCAGAAGGATGAAGAGAAAAGGGAGGTCATCAGGCAGCTAAGTCTAGCTATAGATTCACTTAGGGAGGAGAATACGAAGCTAAGGAAGATTGTTGCTGCTAGAGCTACTCCCAAGAAAGAATGCTCCATGGAGTTCAAGAACACAAAAGGCAATTTCCTTGGAAGATTGTTCAATGGATTTGCAAAAACACCGGTTAATATAGTCGCTCTTTAG